Proteins encoded together in one Prochlorococcus marinus str. MIT 9211 window:
- a CDS encoding glucose-6-phosphate dehydrogenase assembly protein OpcA → MTPQLTLQTPLQIPPSEIPNYLKQLWAQEQVDIKGANTFSLLIWQPAWIEQKLVKTGRVKEPILGDQRNEVIEAARQVVLENDLPHSTPPFDTSVAASIEMAPIANQKEDLRGQHIDSSISELQPRRLITLAPSIDKGKKLEALVAAYCPLPEEGGGSSACGDVVVLRGDLNSLKNGLKIVEELIPNDLPSWLWWNGNLDEDPSLLNKIATPIRRLIIDSALGNPFNCLDLLQKSISSGQAVNDLNWLRLRSWRETLAMVFDPPDRRIILKNLTSIDIDIEGDHPVQALLLATWIADRLGWKLQNNVSADGNIVNAEFVRDDKEIVKFKLMPLPVGNPSIHPGQIIGIRLISKPKEEPKKSVCIILASESGECMRLEAGGMASMELLEEVVPHQKNSAEMDVARLLATSRGSTSPLLANAAPVAAKLLHLIKPKN, encoded by the coding sequence ATGACACCTCAACTCACGCTTCAAACTCCTCTTCAGATACCTCCATCAGAAATACCTAATTACTTAAAACAACTTTGGGCCCAAGAGCAAGTTGATATAAAAGGAGCAAATACATTTTCTCTATTAATTTGGCAACCTGCTTGGATAGAGCAAAAGCTTGTAAAAACTGGAAGAGTCAAAGAACCAATTCTTGGGGACCAAAGGAATGAAGTTATTGAAGCTGCAAGACAAGTAGTTCTAGAGAATGATTTACCTCATTCAACGCCGCCTTTTGATACATCCGTTGCAGCTTCTATCGAGATGGCACCTATAGCAAATCAAAAAGAAGACCTCAGAGGTCAACATATAGATAGTTCTATAAGCGAACTTCAACCAAGAAGGTTAATTACCCTAGCTCCCTCTATTGATAAGGGAAAGAAACTAGAGGCTCTTGTGGCTGCCTATTGTCCTCTACCAGAAGAAGGTGGAGGTAGTTCGGCGTGTGGAGATGTCGTGGTTCTCAGAGGTGATCTGAATTCTCTAAAGAATGGTCTAAAAATAGTTGAAGAATTAATTCCAAATGATCTTCCTTCATGGTTGTGGTGGAATGGAAATCTTGATGAAGATCCAAGTCTATTAAATAAAATAGCCACACCAATTCGCAGGTTGATAATTGACAGTGCCCTAGGAAATCCCTTTAACTGTCTTGATTTACTTCAAAAAAGTATAAGTAGTGGTCAAGCAGTTAATGATCTCAATTGGCTTCGACTAAGATCATGGAGAGAAACTTTAGCAATGGTATTTGATCCTCCAGATAGACGTATAATCCTCAAAAATCTAACAAGCATAGACATTGATATTGAAGGCGATCATCCTGTTCAGGCTCTTTTATTGGCAACATGGATTGCAGATCGACTTGGATGGAAATTACAAAATAATGTTTCTGCGGATGGGAATATTGTAAATGCCGAGTTTGTCCGTGATGACAAAGAGATAGTCAAATTCAAATTAATGCCATTGCCCGTAGGCAATCCAAGTATCCACCCTGGCCAAATTATTGGTATAAGGTTGATATCCAAACCTAAAGAGGAGCCTAAAAAATCTGTTTGTATTATTCTTGCTTCTGAATCAGGAGAATGTATGAGACTTGAGGCAGGAGGCATGGCAAGTATGGAGCTTTTAGAGGAAGTAGTCCCACACCAAAAAAACTCTGCTGAGATGGATGTCGCAAGGCTACTTGCAACTAGTCGCGGCTCAACAAGTCCACTTCTTGCGAATGCTGCTCCTGTAGCCGCAAAATTGCTGCACTTAATTAAGCCTAAAAACTAA
- a CDS encoding cobyrinate a,c-diamide synthase, translating into MACVISAPASSSGKTILSLILAAWARSKGKSIQTFKVGPDYLDPQQLSLVTKRPCRNLDLTLSGPEWVQNSFSSHKNSAELTLIEGVMGLFDGVGSSREGSTSDIARLLNLPIVLIINASGQAASIGALVKGFRDTDLNLNIEGVVLNNVNTSRHRSLLTEVLEDMNVRVLGCLPNSEDLHLKSKNLGLSPPHELGRIEARIKLWKFIAEKYLDLNYFEKLLASPNCENKKSAKIIERKAKNKVLDKPLIAIAEDKAFHFNYPETKECLIEMGMEILTWEIIKDEPIPKEVKGVIIPGGFPEEFAEEISQCKRSLNSLQKIFCKRPIYAECGGMLILGNAIEDINGNEYPMTGLLPFKAREGSLKVGYRRLTAHKRSLILSPHQKLVGHEFHRWHLSINENKKDLSPPWLSTGWGLDPVSEGWSNNLLHASWIHLHWPSSEKILDAWCNSIEAIKGTRVK; encoded by the coding sequence ATGGCATGTGTCATATCCGCACCTGCAAGTAGCAGTGGGAAAACAATACTAAGCCTTATTCTTGCGGCATGGGCACGCTCTAAAGGAAAGAGCATTCAAACATTCAAGGTAGGGCCTGATTATCTAGATCCTCAGCAATTATCCTTAGTAACCAAAAGACCATGCAGAAATCTAGACCTGACTCTTTCAGGTCCGGAATGGGTGCAAAACAGTTTTTCTAGCCATAAGAATTCAGCTGAGTTAACTTTAATAGAGGGAGTTATGGGTTTATTTGATGGGGTAGGAAGCTCTAGAGAAGGCAGCACATCTGATATAGCTCGTTTATTAAATCTTCCAATAGTCCTTATCATTAATGCAAGTGGCCAGGCTGCATCTATTGGTGCACTGGTAAAAGGGTTTCGAGACACAGATCTCAATTTGAATATAGAAGGTGTCGTTCTTAATAATGTCAACACTTCACGTCATAGGAGTTTGTTAACTGAGGTTCTTGAAGACATGAATGTCAGAGTCCTTGGTTGTCTACCAAATAGCGAAGACCTCCATCTAAAAAGTAAAAATTTGGGACTTTCCCCACCCCATGAATTAGGAAGAATTGAAGCAAGAATTAAATTATGGAAATTTATAGCCGAGAAATATCTTGATCTTAATTATTTTGAAAAATTACTCGCTTCACCTAATTGCGAAAATAAAAAGTCTGCAAAGATTATTGAGCGAAAAGCTAAAAACAAAGTGTTAGATAAACCATTAATTGCTATTGCTGAAGACAAAGCCTTTCATTTTAATTATCCAGAAACCAAAGAATGCCTTATAGAAATGGGAATGGAAATCCTAACTTGGGAAATAATAAAAGACGAGCCTATACCTAAAGAAGTTAAAGGAGTAATTATTCCAGGAGGTTTTCCCGAAGAGTTTGCGGAAGAAATAAGTCAATGTAAAAGAAGCCTAAATTCATTACAAAAGATCTTCTGTAAGCGACCAATATATGCAGAATGTGGGGGGATGTTAATCCTAGGTAATGCCATAGAAGACATAAATGGAAATGAATATCCAATGACTGGTCTTTTGCCATTTAAAGCAAGGGAAGGAAGTCTAAAAGTAGGTTATAGAAGACTAACAGCTCACAAACGAAGTCTTATTCTATCTCCACATCAAAAACTAGTTGGCCATGAATTCCATCGATGGCATCTAAGTATTAATGAAAATAAAAAGGATCTGTCTCCACCATGGTTAAGTACTGGCTGGGGCCTAGATCCGGTAAGCGAAGGATGGAGTAACAACCTACTTCATGCGAGTTGGATTCATCTTCATTGGCCAAGCTCTGAAAAAATATTAGATGCATGGTGTAATTCTATTGAGGCTATCAAGGGTACAAGAGTAAAGTGA
- a CDS encoding AAA family ATPase codes for MKNLSLTFDQGKAIKAFELWLEKTSLTDPFILKGCAGTGKTFLSIKFLELVENRKLCWTVVAPTHKAVGVLRRSMSRANLKPTFYPSTIHRLLRLKLKRQGDTEACEQTPQTMKSLEQLKLVLVDEASMISSTLLEIILQCAHTYKTRLVFVGDPAQLPPIGEVQSPVFSIKKAAHIQLNEVVRHQGPVLKLATLLRDESFLCPSPPCFPVVANTQCCIGSLDHKEWLEKAKDSLYSASKKDDPDAARILCYTNRFLERLIPHARRAIHGAIADEMSVLPGEVLISRRAVMSNASLEQFSTEEEPGMLFGSNTEMIVKEVSEELNDFGNSEFADQGLIDFPQMKILTAKVSCRGSEFLVRLMPEVGSSSRATLDCFLEDLASKARQASSKEARKLWKMFFYFRDSFAYLCPASVLTVHRSQGSTFGEVFVASDVFWPNDISLRRQLAYVAVSRANKGVWLLGSNDKLHKRDIWEREIDLIHQDMTN; via the coding sequence TTGAAAAATCTTTCGTTAACATTTGACCAAGGCAAAGCAATCAAAGCTTTTGAACTTTGGCTTGAGAAGACTTCGCTTACAGACCCTTTTATTCTTAAGGGGTGTGCAGGAACAGGAAAAACGTTTTTATCAATAAAGTTTCTTGAGCTTGTAGAGAATCGCAAGCTTTGTTGGACGGTTGTTGCTCCAACGCATAAAGCTGTTGGTGTTCTTCGAAGGTCTATGTCTAGGGCAAATCTAAAACCAACTTTTTACCCTTCAACAATTCATAGATTGCTTCGATTAAAGCTAAAAAGACAAGGTGATACAGAAGCATGTGAACAAACTCCTCAAACAATGAAATCACTTGAACAGCTAAAGCTAGTACTTGTTGACGAAGCCTCAATGATAAGTAGCACACTCTTAGAGATAATTCTTCAATGTGCCCATACTTATAAAACCAGACTTGTTTTTGTTGGAGACCCAGCCCAGTTACCACCAATTGGTGAAGTTCAGAGCCCAGTCTTCTCTATCAAAAAAGCAGCTCATATTCAACTAAATGAAGTTGTGCGTCATCAGGGGCCCGTTTTGAAGTTGGCTACTTTGCTTAGGGATGAAAGTTTTCTTTGCCCATCGCCGCCTTGTTTCCCTGTTGTAGCTAATACACAATGCTGTATTGGGTCGCTTGACCATAAAGAGTGGTTGGAAAAAGCTAAGGATTCTTTGTACTCAGCCTCCAAGAAAGATGATCCGGATGCGGCGAGAATTCTTTGCTATACCAATAGATTTTTAGAAAGGTTGATACCCCATGCTCGTCGAGCTATTCATGGAGCTATTGCTGATGAAATGTCTGTTTTACCAGGAGAAGTACTGATTAGTCGCAGAGCAGTCATGAGTAATGCATCGCTTGAGCAATTTAGTACTGAAGAAGAGCCTGGAATGCTTTTTGGTTCTAATACAGAAATGATAGTAAAGGAGGTAAGTGAAGAATTAAATGATTTTGGAAATTCTGAATTTGCTGACCAGGGTTTAATTGACTTTCCCCAGATGAAAATTTTAACTGCAAAAGTTAGCTGCCGAGGTTCAGAATTTTTGGTTCGCCTCATGCCTGAAGTTGGATCATCTTCAAGGGCAACTTTAGATTGCTTTTTAGAAGACTTGGCATCAAAAGCAAGGCAAGCCAGTAGTAAAGAAGCGCGTAAGCTTTGGAAGATGTTCTTCTATTTTAGAGATTCCTTTGCTTATCTTTGCCCAGCTTCAGTTTTGACAGTTCATAGAAGTCAAGGGAGCACTTTTGGTGAGGTATTCGTTGCTTCAGATGTCTTTTGGCCTAATGATATTTCTTTAAGGAGACAGCTTGCTTATGTGGCTGTTAGTAGAGCAAATAAAGGCGTCTGGCTATTAGGAAGTAATGATAAACTACATAAAAGAGACATATGGGAAAGAGAAATAGATTTGATTCATCAAGATATGACTAATTAA
- a CDS encoding divergent PAP2 family protein, which produces MSFANTLSYSSFLELLDNGVLAWGLAACGLAQLSKLIFELIFYQQWRPSVLFETGGMPSSHSALVTGTASAIGFQVGFSDPIFALASTIAFIVMYDASGIRRAAGLTAARLNQLPSDNWPIKPEAPLKESLGHTRKEVLVGSLLGPAIALPGMFFIGSPLHFFELLGLIQG; this is translated from the coding sequence ATGAGCTTTGCTAATACTCTTTCATATTCATCTTTCCTAGAGTTGCTCGACAACGGAGTTCTTGCCTGGGGGCTAGCAGCATGTGGTTTGGCACAATTATCAAAATTGATCTTTGAATTGATTTTTTATCAACAGTGGAGGCCCTCAGTTCTTTTTGAAACTGGTGGTATGCCTTCTAGCCACTCTGCGCTTGTTACAGGGACAGCTTCTGCTATTGGATTTCAAGTTGGATTTTCTGATCCAATATTTGCACTTGCTTCCACAATTGCATTCATAGTCATGTACGACGCCAGTGGAATAAGACGAGCAGCAGGTCTAACAGCTGCTCGTCTTAATCAATTGCCTTCGGATAATTGGCCAATCAAGCCAGAAGCTCCACTAAAGGAGAGTTTGGGACATACACGTAAAGAAGTTTTAGTTGGAAGTCTTTTGGGCCCAGCAATTGCTTTGCCAGGAATGTTCTTTATTGGCTCACCACTTCATTTCTTTGAGTTATTGGGTCTAATCCAAGGTTGA
- the crtE gene encoding geranylgeranyl diphosphate synthase CrtE — translation MSEAVISSFDFAAYLAKEKIRVEAALDASLGPERPKQLREAMRYSLLAGGKRLRPILCLAACELIAGESETALPTAVAIEMIHTMSLIHDDLPSMDNDDLRRGRPTNHKVYGDALAILAGDALLTRAFEMVSLRSPGISAERLIKVVGELSLVAGAPGLVGGQVADLECEGKDVDIDTLEYIHIHKTGALLKASVVCGALIGGAKDDLLDALRTYAEAIGLAFQIIDDILDVTSSSEVLGKTAGKDLIADKTTYPKLLGVDESRQRAKVLIEKAKSVLEPWEDDATPLLALADYIISRDR, via the coding sequence ATGTCAGAAGCGGTCATTTCATCTTTTGACTTTGCCGCTTATCTGGCTAAGGAGAAGATTCGTGTGGAAGCAGCTCTAGATGCTTCTCTTGGTCCAGAGCGTCCAAAGCAATTAAGGGAAGCAATGAGGTATTCCCTTCTGGCAGGAGGGAAAAGGTTAAGACCTATTCTTTGTTTGGCAGCGTGTGAACTTATAGCAGGCGAATCTGAAACGGCTTTACCTACAGCAGTAGCTATAGAAATGATTCACACAATGTCTCTTATTCATGATGATTTGCCATCTATGGATAACGATGATTTAAGAAGAGGACGGCCGACTAATCACAAAGTATATGGGGACGCTTTAGCAATTCTTGCCGGGGACGCTTTGTTAACACGCGCTTTTGAGATGGTTTCACTAAGAAGTCCTGGGATATCTGCAGAAAGACTTATTAAAGTTGTTGGTGAACTCTCATTAGTTGCTGGAGCGCCTGGCTTAGTGGGAGGCCAGGTGGCAGATCTTGAGTGTGAGGGTAAGGATGTTGATATAGATACTCTTGAATATATTCACATCCATAAAACTGGAGCGCTTCTAAAGGCATCAGTTGTTTGCGGAGCTCTTATTGGGGGTGCAAAAGATGATTTGCTTGATGCTCTTAGAACTTATGCTGAAGCCATAGGCTTGGCATTTCAAATTATTGATGACATCTTAGATGTGACTTCAAGTAGTGAAGTTCTCGGCAAAACAGCTGGTAAGGATTTAATTGCAGACAAAACTACTTATCCCAAGTTGTTAGGTGTAGACGAATCTCGTCAGAGAGCGAAAGTGCTTATAGAAAAAGCTAAGAGTGTCTTGGAACCCTGGGAAGATGATGCAACCCCTTTGCTTGCCTTGGCTGACTACATTATTAGTAGAGATAGATGA
- the folD gene encoding bifunctional methylenetetrahydrofolate dehydrogenase/methenyltetrahydrofolate cyclohydrolase FolD: protein MAHKLDGKQLAGEIEQRLSHEITLCLKKGVRPPGLAVIRVGDDPASQVYVSNKEKACRRAGIKSFGCHLDANSSFREIEEQIIKLNSNQEVDGILLQLPLPIGLDAGRLLKVIDPRKDADGLHTLNLGRLLKDEIGPRSCTPAGVMALLAANQIEIKGKNTVVIGRSILVGKPMALMLQAANATVTLVHSHTRDLIGFTKQAEILVVAAGKPQLIGLEHVKEKSVVVDVGIHRVFKDQNLGDAGGYKLCGDVRREEVDDFVSAITPVPGGVGPMTVAMLLVNTVNSWQQHCDLSLSLDDLLP, encoded by the coding sequence ATGGCCCATAAACTTGATGGTAAGCAATTAGCTGGAGAGATTGAGCAAAGACTTAGTCATGAGATAACTCTTTGCTTAAAAAAAGGTGTCCGCCCACCAGGGTTGGCGGTGATCCGAGTTGGTGATGATCCTGCCAGTCAAGTTTATGTTTCGAATAAAGAAAAGGCCTGTAGAAGGGCTGGTATTAAAAGTTTTGGTTGCCATCTTGATGCAAATTCTTCTTTTCGTGAAATTGAGGAACAGATTATAAAGTTGAACTCCAACCAAGAAGTGGATGGCATTTTGTTGCAGCTTCCTCTACCTATAGGACTTGATGCAGGAAGACTTTTGAAGGTTATAGACCCCAGGAAAGATGCTGATGGACTACACACTTTAAATTTAGGAAGATTACTCAAGGATGAAATAGGCCCTAGATCTTGTACTCCTGCTGGAGTTATGGCTTTGTTGGCTGCTAATCAGATAGAGATTAAGGGTAAGAACACTGTTGTCATTGGTCGTAGCATTCTCGTAGGGAAACCAATGGCATTAATGCTTCAGGCTGCGAATGCAACTGTTACTCTTGTTCATTCTCATACAAGGGATTTGATTGGCTTTACAAAACAAGCAGAAATACTTGTTGTGGCTGCAGGGAAGCCTCAATTGATTGGCCTAGAGCATGTCAAGGAAAAATCGGTAGTAGTAGATGTGGGAATTCATAGGGTATTTAAGGATCAAAACTTAGGAGATGCTGGCGGTTACAAGCTTTGTGGTGATGTTCGTAGAGAAGAGGTTGATGATTTTGTAAGTGCAATTACACCAGTCCCTGGAGGCGTTGGCCCTATGACTGTTGCAATGTTGCTTGTAAATACTGTTAATAGTTGGCAGCAGCATTGCGACTTATCCTTGAGTTTGGATGATTTACTTCCATGA
- a CDS encoding HDIG domain-containing metalloprotein: MAKILSLKRIWRSLLNSQSPRRVIVPWALADRTGLLMVCLVIAIISSYKLLDVPDLKPGDIAPFNATAPKTAFVIDTAALQQQRKDLIPRTSVQVIDKGESQKIQEELIKQLGYLEKVSSGTKGSNSFRIGPVNLTPKEREWLANQTTKSRKQWEGEIILLSQKMLSQGLIKTLAHDQILESAKFQLSAQAESNNPSINLGSKLIANTLFGKTNLQHDAARSQQLLEELITKQGIPEIEVKKGDLITKKGERITAKGYVVLDHFGLIRRSARPLEWFGKFSEALASCLVLLMIMRRDKPSLKPKNGLLPLGLLLIVQASKDWFGAAISPLQILVPPTLLLSQGISTTTALGWMAIASLLWPVPVSGIGEGRLIIAVLTSTLVAILGGRMRSRAQLLQVVVFVPFSAYLSQWVLLRSQLFSSGGVWRKLSPNSETLLTEALVLGAILMFTILLIPIIENTFGLLTRARLMEISDQEKPLLRRLSKEAPGTFEHTLMICGLAEEGARSIGADVDLIRSGALYHDVGKLHAPEWFIENQENGVNPHETLDDPLKSADILQAHVDEGLKLARRYRLPTPIADFIPEHQGTLKMGYFLHKAKEKNPSVEEKRFRYKGPVPRSKETAILMMADGCEAALRALGPQSTDIDAESTIRKIIRSRKLDGQLLKSSISNSEIELVIRAFISVWRRMRHRRIKYPISSFKASYPA, translated from the coding sequence TTGGCAAAGATTCTAAGCCTAAAAAGGATTTGGCGAAGCTTGTTAAATAGCCAATCGCCAAGAAGGGTCATAGTTCCATGGGCATTAGCTGATAGAACAGGTTTGCTTATGGTTTGCCTAGTAATAGCAATAATTTCAAGCTATAAATTATTAGATGTTCCTGACCTTAAGCCTGGTGATATTGCCCCATTTAACGCGACTGCACCAAAAACCGCTTTTGTAATAGATACTGCAGCTTTACAACAGCAAAGAAAAGACCTTATACCAAGAACCTCAGTACAAGTAATTGACAAAGGAGAGTCTCAAAAAATTCAAGAAGAGTTAATTAAACAACTGGGCTATTTAGAAAAAGTTTCATCAGGCACTAAAGGTTCTAATTCTTTCAGGATAGGTCCAGTAAACCTAACTCCAAAAGAAAGGGAGTGGCTGGCGAACCAAACTACTAAATCAAGAAAACAATGGGAAGGCGAAATAATTCTCCTGTCACAAAAAATGCTAAGTCAGGGCCTTATAAAGACATTGGCTCATGACCAAATACTAGAATCAGCTAAATTCCAATTATCGGCCCAAGCTGAAAGCAATAATCCTTCTATAAACCTTGGCAGCAAATTAATTGCAAATACTTTATTTGGTAAAACAAATCTTCAGCATGATGCTGCCAGAAGCCAGCAATTACTTGAAGAACTTATAACCAAACAAGGAATCCCTGAGATAGAAGTTAAGAAAGGAGATCTAATCACAAAAAAAGGGGAAAGAATCACTGCTAAAGGATATGTTGTTCTTGATCATTTTGGCCTAATCAGAAGAAGTGCTAGACCACTGGAATGGTTCGGAAAATTTAGTGAGGCACTTGCAAGTTGTTTAGTTCTTTTAATGATAATGAGAAGAGATAAACCCTCTTTGAAACCTAAGAATGGACTATTACCACTTGGTCTCCTATTAATTGTTCAAGCAAGTAAAGACTGGTTTGGAGCTGCAATCAGTCCTTTGCAAATTCTTGTTCCACCAACATTACTTCTTTCCCAAGGCATTAGTACCACAACAGCCTTGGGATGGATGGCAATCGCTAGTTTGCTATGGCCCGTTCCCGTAAGTGGCATTGGAGAAGGACGTTTGATAATTGCAGTCCTTACTTCAACCTTAGTAGCGATACTTGGTGGGCGAATGAGAAGCAGAGCCCAGCTTCTTCAGGTAGTAGTTTTTGTACCTTTTAGTGCATACCTTAGTCAGTGGGTTCTGTTAAGGAGTCAACTATTTTCTTCAGGTGGGGTGTGGAGGAAGCTTTCGCCTAATTCAGAGACTTTGCTTACTGAAGCTTTGGTTTTAGGGGCAATTTTGATGTTTACTATTTTATTAATACCAATTATTGAAAATACTTTTGGCCTATTAACACGCGCAAGGCTCATGGAAATATCCGATCAAGAGAAACCTCTTTTAAGAAGATTGTCTAAGGAAGCACCAGGAACATTTGAACACACATTGATGATCTGTGGACTAGCCGAAGAAGGTGCAAGAAGTATTGGGGCTGACGTTGACCTAATTAGATCAGGAGCTCTATATCATGACGTAGGGAAACTACATGCGCCAGAATGGTTTATAGAGAATCAAGAGAATGGAGTCAACCCGCATGAAACACTTGACGACCCACTTAAAAGTGCTGATATTTTACAAGCGCATGTAGATGAAGGCCTGAAGCTAGCTAGACGTTACCGACTACCAACTCCTATAGCTGATTTCATACCAGAACACCAAGGGACACTAAAGATGGGCTACTTCCTTCATAAGGCGAAAGAGAAGAATCCCTCAGTAGAAGAAAAGCGTTTTAGGTATAAAGGCCCCGTTCCACGCTCTAAGGAAACTGCAATTCTTATGATGGCCGATGGATGCGAAGCAGCTCTTAGAGCTTTAGGGCCACAAAGTACTGATATAGATGCAGAGTCAACAATTAGAAAAATTATTCGCTCTCGTAAATTAGATGGACAATTGCTAAAAAGTAGTATTAGCAATTCTGAGATTGAATTGGTTATAAGAGCCTTTATAAGTGTATGGAGAAGGATGAGGCATCGGCGTATTAAGTATCCTATTAGTTCATTTAAAGCATCATATCCAGCTTAA
- a CDS encoding MTH1187 family thiamine-binding protein: protein MLVSIDLCLLPLGVGTSLSPYIAVCRDIIEEKGLDYELGPNGTAIEGDWNDVFECIRACHEAIHSLGANRIYSSVKVNTRIDRHQSFREKVKSVTTASLPKNKVDL from the coding sequence ATGTTGGTTAGCATTGATCTTTGCCTTTTGCCTTTGGGGGTAGGGACTTCCCTCTCACCGTACATAGCTGTATGTAGGGACATTATCGAAGAGAAGGGACTTGATTATGAACTTGGGCCAAATGGAACAGCTATTGAAGGAGATTGGAATGATGTTTTTGAATGTATTAGAGCTTGCCATGAAGCTATTCATTCATTAGGAGCGAATCGCATCTATTCAAGCGTGAAGGTCAATACTCGTATTGATCGTCATCAGTCTTTTCGTGAAAAGGTAAAAAGCGTAACTACTGCTTCCTTACCTAAGAATAAAGTAGATTTATGA
- a CDS encoding 2-isopropylmalate synthase → MAKDPGRVLIFDTTLRDGEQSPGASLNLEEKLAIAQQLARLGVDIIEAGFPYASQGDFTAVQRIAEQVGGEEGPIICGLARASKADIKACGEAIAPAPKKRIHTFIATSDIHLEHKLRKTREEVIQIVPEMVHYAKSFSEDVEFSCEDAARSDPDFLYELIELAISAGAGTINIPDTVGYITPSEFGELIQGIDANVPNIDEAILSVHGHNDLGLAVANFLEAIKRGARQLECTINGIGERAGNAALEELVMALHVRRSFYNPFFGRDPESPTPLTAIRTEEITKTSRLVSNLTGMVVQPNKAIVGANAFAHESGIHQDGVLKNRLTYEIVDAKTVGLTDNRISLGKLSGRSAVRARLEELGYDLTRDDLNEAFAKFKDLADRKREITDRDLEAIVSEQVMQPDARFQLQLVQVSCGTTLKPTATVTLADQDGTEQTAVALGTGPVDAVCKALDSLAGESNELIEFSVKSVTEGIDALGEVTIRLRREGKIFSGHSADTDVVVAAAQAYVNALNRLIYFEKKNPIHPQHDLIKANL, encoded by the coding sequence ATGGCCAAGGATCCAGGCCGAGTTTTAATTTTTGATACCACCTTAAGAGATGGTGAGCAATCTCCTGGTGCGAGTTTGAATTTAGAAGAGAAACTTGCCATTGCGCAGCAACTTGCAAGGTTAGGAGTTGACATAATTGAAGCAGGGTTCCCATACGCAAGCCAAGGAGACTTTACTGCTGTTCAAAGGATAGCTGAGCAAGTCGGTGGAGAAGAAGGGCCTATTATCTGCGGTCTTGCCCGAGCTTCAAAAGCAGATATCAAAGCTTGTGGAGAAGCAATTGCGCCTGCTCCTAAAAAGAGAATTCATACATTTATTGCAACTAGTGATATACATCTTGAGCATAAACTTCGAAAAACAAGAGAGGAAGTGATTCAGATTGTCCCTGAGATGGTTCATTATGCGAAGTCTTTCTCAGAAGATGTTGAATTCTCTTGTGAAGATGCCGCTAGAAGTGATCCAGATTTTTTATATGAACTAATTGAGCTTGCTATTTCTGCAGGTGCCGGCACTATTAACATTCCCGACACAGTGGGTTATATAACACCATCAGAATTTGGAGAATTAATTCAAGGAATAGATGCCAATGTGCCAAATATTGATGAGGCGATTTTATCCGTGCACGGTCATAATGATCTGGGTCTTGCAGTGGCTAATTTCTTGGAAGCAATTAAGAGAGGTGCGAGACAGTTGGAATGCACAATTAATGGCATAGGAGAAAGAGCAGGGAATGCAGCTTTAGAAGAATTGGTTATGGCTTTACATGTGCGTAGGAGTTTTTATAACCCCTTTTTCGGTAGAGATCCTGAAAGCCCTACACCACTTACAGCAATTCGTACTGAAGAAATAACAAAGACTTCACGTCTGGTCTCAAATTTAACTGGGATGGTGGTTCAACCAAACAAGGCAATTGTTGGCGCTAATGCCTTTGCTCATGAATCAGGCATTCATCAAGATGGAGTTTTAAAAAATCGGCTAACTTATGAAATAGTTGACGCAAAAACAGTCGGTCTTACAGATAATAGGATCTCATTAGGGAAGCTAAGTGGAAGAAGTGCTGTAAGGGCAAGACTTGAAGAATTAGGATATGATCTTACGAGAGATGATTTAAATGAGGCATTCGCCAAATTTAAGGATTTGGCAGATCGTAAAAGAGAAATTACTGATAGAGATTTAGAAGCGATAGTTAGCGAACAGGTGATGCAACCCGATGCAAGATTTCAACTACAACTTGTTCAAGTAAGTTGTGGAACGACATTAAAGCCTACAGCCACAGTCACTCTTGCAGATCAAGATGGTACTGAGCAAACGGCAGTCGCCCTTGGAACTGGGCCTGTTGATGCTGTTTGCAAGGCACTTGACTCTTTAGCAGGAGAAAGTAATGAATTGATTGAATTTTCAGTTAAGTCTGTAACGGAAGGAATTGATGCCTTGGGCGAAGTTACAATTCGTCTAAGGAGAGAAGGCAAAATTTTTTCTGGTCATTCTGCTGATACAGATGTTGTTGTTGCCGCAGCTCAGGCATACGTAAATGCTCTTAATAGGCTTATATATTTTGAAAAAAAGAACCCTATTCACCCTCAGCATGATCTGATCAAGGCAAACCTATGA